One stretch of Zhihengliuella flava DNA includes these proteins:
- a CDS encoding GNAT family N-acetyltransferase, with protein sequence MRSELFRVSGHHGDRDPQAEAWVRAVDRGFYDKDRDAAALQRFIDALRARDTLLTAVYDDGATAPSLAAVWPVATFAEFAGEMTVRPGAQLSAHQISDVTVRATHRRRGLLRSMMEASLARAVAAERPVAVLTASEASIYGRFGFAPSAYQVPLRLKVEHGLALRPEAKAFAAAADWRVEELLPRDMEPIHDHVFAAFHQQSTGSVSRAWDDLQRVTGRWAPDGYGAAEDLRAYACFDADGTPVAFATARFGGWDKDPKELQILDFVAADPAAELALWEHLGAHDLVEVLTFSRARVDDPLRWALANPRDLTTKSVEDSVWIRVLDVPQVLAAVDWAADGSVVLAVEDALGYADGRWALTVQGGTARVVEDDAADAGPEVAMSVDTLGALATGAMQPWQAAAVGRVQADPEALLAVNALFGDRRAPMNHTFF encoded by the coding sequence GTGCGCAGTGAACTGTTTCGGGTGAGCGGCCACCACGGCGACCGGGATCCCCAGGCCGAGGCGTGGGTCCGCGCCGTCGATCGCGGCTTTTATGACAAGGACCGGGACGCCGCCGCGCTGCAGCGCTTCATCGATGCACTCCGTGCCCGCGACACCCTGTTGACGGCGGTGTACGACGACGGGGCCACCGCGCCGTCGCTCGCCGCCGTCTGGCCGGTCGCGACGTTTGCGGAATTCGCGGGGGAGATGACCGTGCGCCCCGGGGCGCAGCTGTCCGCGCATCAGATTTCCGATGTCACGGTGCGTGCCACGCACCGCCGGCGCGGGCTCCTGCGTTCCATGATGGAAGCCTCCCTCGCGCGTGCCGTGGCGGCCGAGCGGCCGGTGGCGGTCCTGACCGCCTCCGAAGCGAGCATCTATGGCCGGTTTGGGTTTGCTCCGTCCGCGTACCAGGTTCCGCTGCGGCTCAAGGTCGAGCATGGACTGGCGCTGAGGCCCGAGGCCAAGGCCTTCGCCGCTGCCGCCGACTGGCGCGTTGAGGAGTTGCTTCCGCGGGACATGGAGCCCATCCACGACCACGTGTTTGCGGCGTTCCATCAGCAATCGACCGGCTCGGTCTCGCGTGCGTGGGATGACCTGCAACGGGTCACGGGACGCTGGGCGCCCGACGGATACGGGGCCGCGGAGGATTTGCGCGCGTACGCCTGTTTCGACGCCGATGGCACTCCGGTGGCCTTTGCGACGGCCCGCTTCGGCGGCTGGGACAAGGACCCCAAGGAACTGCAGATTCTCGACTTCGTGGCTGCCGATCCTGCCGCTGAACTGGCGTTGTGGGAGCATCTCGGGGCGCATGACCTCGTGGAGGTTCTGACGTTTAGCCGCGCTCGCGTCGACGATCCACTGCGTTGGGCCCTCGCTAACCCGCGGGATCTCACCACCAAGTCCGTCGAGGATTCCGTGTGGATTCGCGTACTGGACGTCCCACAAGTGCTGGCCGCCGTGGACTGGGCGGCTGACGGTTCTGTCGTTCTGGCGGTCGAGGATGCGCTCGGCTACGCCGACGGTCGCTGGGCCCTGACGGTTCAGGGTGGCACTGCGCGCGTCGTGGAGGACGATGCCGCAGACGCCGGTCCCGAGGTCGCCATGAGCGTCGACACCTTGGGCGCGTTGGCCACGGGTGCGATGCAACCCTGGCAAGCCGCGGCGGTGGGGCGTGTGCAGGCCGATCCCGAGGCCTTGCTCGCGGTCAATGCCCTCTTCGGTGACCGCCGTGCTCCCATGAACCACACGTTCTTCTAA
- a CDS encoding dihydrofolate reductase family protein: protein MTRFRYYVAASVDGYIADEQESLDWLTAFDSTEGIEEAIGAFMDQVGAVVMGADTYTWLVRHSPHEWPYGHLPAWVFTHRELPGVPEADITFVRGEPAEWVPDIREAAGERDVWVLGGGSLAGQLVEAGCLDELILTTVPVVLGGGRRLFATRGEVRLMLTQRRSFADGVVEDTYDVVAPPAADPGE from the coding sequence ATGACCCGCTTTCGCTACTACGTTGCTGCTTCTGTTGATGGGTATATCGCTGATGAGCAGGAATCGCTGGACTGGCTGACCGCGTTTGATTCGACCGAGGGGATCGAAGAGGCCATCGGTGCGTTCATGGACCAAGTAGGAGCCGTCGTCATGGGGGCGGACACGTACACGTGGTTAGTGCGCCACAGCCCCCACGAGTGGCCGTATGGCCATCTGCCCGCTTGGGTCTTCACGCACCGCGAGCTGCCCGGCGTGCCGGAGGCTGACATCACCTTCGTGCGCGGCGAGCCCGCCGAATGGGTTCCGGACATTCGCGAGGCCGCCGGCGAGCGGGACGTGTGGGTCCTCGGCGGTGGTTCGCTGGCTGGTCAGTTAGTGGAGGCCGGATGCCTCGATGAGCTGATTCTCACGACCGTGCCGGTGGTGCTCGGTGGCGGGCGCCGCTTGTTCGCCACGCGCGGTGAGGTTCGGTTGATGCTCACCCAGCGGAGGTCCTTCGCGGACGGCGTCGTCGAGGACACGTACGACGTCGTCGCCCCGCCCGCCGCGGACCCGGGGGAGTGA
- a CDS encoding ANTAR domain-containing response regulator: MSETPTEESAVPARRVVVAEDETLIRLDIVEILRGEGYDVVAEADNGEKAIELAREHRPDLILMDVKMPVMDGITAAEAIVKERIAPVVLLTAFSQKELVERAREAGAMAYVVKPFTPSELIPAIELAAARHDEIIALEKEVGSLQEQFETRKLVERAKSVLTTKMGLTEPEAFRWIQKTSMDRRLSMREVAETILAQVK, encoded by the coding sequence ATGTCTGAAACGCCAACCGAAGAGTCGGCGGTACCCGCGCGCCGGGTCGTCGTCGCCGAGGACGAGACTCTTATTCGTCTGGACATCGTCGAGATCCTGCGTGGCGAGGGATACGACGTCGTTGCGGAAGCCGACAATGGCGAAAAGGCCATCGAACTGGCCCGTGAACACCGCCCGGACTTGATTTTGATGGACGTCAAGATGCCGGTCATGGACGGCATCACGGCCGCTGAGGCCATCGTTAAGGAGCGGATCGCCCCCGTCGTACTGCTCACGGCCTTCAGCCAGAAGGAGCTCGTCGAGCGCGCGCGTGAAGCCGGCGCGATGGCCTACGTCGTCAAGCCGTTTACCCCCTCCGAGCTCATCCCCGCGATTGAGCTCGCCGCGGCCCGCCACGACGAGATCATCGCGCTGGAGAAGGAAGTGGGCAGCCTCCAAGAGCAATTTGAAACGCGTAAGCTCGTCGAGCGCGCCAAGAGTGTGCTCACCACCAAGATGGGCCTGACGGAGCCCGAGGCCTTCCGCTGGATCCAGAAAACCTCGATGGATCGCCGCCTGAGCATGCGCGAGGTCGCCGAAACGATCCTGGCGCAGGTCAAGTAG
- the pyk gene encoding pyruvate kinase: MRRAKIVATFGPAISTYDKVVQILQAGMDVARLNMSHGDHSTHAENLANVRQAAAELSRPVGIFADLQGPKIRLGRFSDGPHHLAVGDVFTITVEDIEGTREICSTTFKGLPGDVKVGDRLLVNDGRVVLRATEVDDVKVVTEVLVGGEVSNNKGINLPGVAVNVPALSDKDEEDLRWAIRAGVDMVALSFVRNAADIDRVHSIMDEEGRRLPVIAKIEKPQAVDSLEEIIDAFDAIMVARGDLGVELPIEEVPLVQKRAIELARRWAKPVIVATQVLESMIESPMPTRAEASDCANAVLDGADAVMLSGETSVGAYPIAAVETMSRIIANTEEHGLRRIPPLGTRPRTRGGAITRAAVEVADQLDAKFIVAFTQSGDSARRLSRLRPKQPILAFTPLNHTFSIMSLYWGIQPRLVEYADHTDKMTAQVDKALQQDGIAEVGDLVCIAAGSPPGTAGSTNSLRVHRVGDVADAGELLDGHEPPQREKVGPWRTREEALDDLVSYMRGESEARGK, translated from the coding sequence ATGCGACGCGCAAAAATTGTGGCAACTTTTGGTCCCGCAATCAGCACCTACGACAAGGTGGTGCAGATCCTGCAAGCGGGTATGGATGTCGCCCGACTCAACATGAGTCACGGGGACCACTCCACGCACGCTGAAAACCTCGCTAACGTGCGCCAGGCCGCTGCGGAGCTGAGCCGCCCGGTGGGCATCTTCGCTGACTTGCAGGGGCCCAAGATCCGCCTCGGCCGGTTCAGCGATGGCCCCCATCACCTCGCCGTGGGCGATGTCTTCACGATCACCGTGGAGGACATCGAGGGCACCCGCGAGATCTGCTCGACCACCTTCAAGGGCCTACCGGGTGACGTGAAGGTGGGCGATCGCCTGCTCGTCAACGATGGGCGCGTGGTGCTGCGCGCCACCGAGGTCGACGACGTCAAGGTCGTGACCGAGGTGCTCGTCGGCGGCGAAGTGTCGAACAACAAGGGAATCAATCTTCCCGGTGTGGCCGTGAACGTCCCCGCCCTCAGTGACAAAGACGAGGAAGACCTGCGCTGGGCGATTCGTGCCGGCGTTGACATGGTGGCCCTGTCCTTCGTGCGCAACGCAGCGGATATCGACCGGGTGCACTCGATCATGGACGAGGAAGGCCGGCGCCTGCCGGTCATCGCCAAAATCGAGAAGCCGCAGGCAGTCGATAGCCTCGAGGAAATCATCGACGCCTTCGATGCGATCATGGTGGCCCGTGGCGACTTGGGTGTGGAGCTTCCCATCGAGGAAGTCCCGCTCGTGCAAAAGCGCGCCATCGAGCTGGCTCGACGCTGGGCCAAGCCGGTCATTGTGGCGACCCAGGTCCTCGAGTCCATGATCGAGAGCCCGATGCCGACCCGTGCCGAGGCCTCGGACTGTGCCAACGCTGTGCTCGATGGCGCAGATGCCGTCATGCTCTCGGGTGAGACGAGCGTCGGTGCGTACCCCATCGCGGCCGTCGAGACCATGTCCCGCATCATCGCGAATACTGAGGAGCACGGCCTGCGCCGCATCCCGCCACTGGGCACTCGCCCGCGCACCCGCGGAGGCGCCATCACCCGTGCCGCCGTTGAGGTCGCTGATCAGCTCGATGCCAAGTTCATCGTGGCCTTCACTCAGTCGGGCGATTCGGCGCGCCGCCTCTCGCGTCTGCGCCCCAAGCAGCCGATCTTGGCTTTTACGCCGCTGAACCACACCTTCAGCATCATGTCCCTGTACTGGGGGATCCAGCCGCGCCTCGTCGAGTACGCGGATCACACGGACAAGATGACCGCGCAGGTGGATAAGGCGCTCCAGCAGGATGGCATCGCCGAGGTCGGCGACCTGGTCTGCATTGCGGCCGGTTCGCCTCCCGGAACCGCGGGCTCGACCAACTCGTTGCGTGTACACCGCGTCGGCGACGTCGCGGATGCGGGGGAGTTGCTTGATGGCCACGAGCCGCCGCAGCGCGAAAAGGTCGGCCCCTGGCGCACGCGTGAAGAGGCTTTGGACGACCTCGTCTCCTACATGCGGGGAGAATCCGAGGCACGCGGCAAATAG
- a CDS encoding glutamate synthase subunit beta encodes MADPRGFLKVRERQTQPRRPVPVRIMDWKEVYERQQAGTLHDQASRCMDCGIPFCHQGCPLGNLIPEWNDLVYRGDMAEASERLHATNNFPEFTGKLCPAPCESSCVLGINQPAVTIKQMEAEIAEQAFEDDNVEPMLPQRHTDQTVAVVGSGPAGLAVAQQLTRAGHTVAVYERDDAVGGLLRYGIPDFKMEKSVLERRLDQMRAEGTRFRTNVEVGKDISWEQLRRRYDAVVVTTGSTVPRDLPIPGRELDGVHFAMEYLTESNRVVAGAQVPDQIHAKDKHVVILGGGDTGADCIGTAHRHQAASVTTLAIGNQPPEDRPGHQPWPMMPTLFEVQSAHEEGGERTYLASTVEFVGEGGRVTGVTVAETEFVDGKRLPKAGTERTIKADLVLLALGFTGPEPAGLQQQAGIEFDDRGNVARDGYYMTNTPGVFAAGDAGRGQSLIVWAIAEGRACAAAVDKYLMGETRLPAPVAPTDRAISML; translated from the coding sequence GTGGCTGATCCCCGTGGATTTCTGAAGGTACGCGAACGCCAGACCCAACCCCGCCGGCCCGTTCCGGTGCGCATCATGGACTGGAAAGAGGTCTACGAGCGCCAGCAAGCTGGCACGCTCCACGACCAGGCCTCCCGCTGTATGGACTGCGGAATTCCGTTCTGCCACCAAGGCTGCCCGCTCGGTAATCTCATTCCGGAGTGGAACGATCTGGTCTACCGCGGCGACATGGCGGAGGCGTCCGAGCGCCTGCACGCCACCAACAACTTCCCGGAATTCACGGGTAAGTTGTGCCCCGCTCCCTGCGAGTCCTCCTGTGTGCTGGGGATCAACCAGCCCGCTGTGACCATCAAGCAGATGGAAGCTGAAATCGCCGAGCAGGCCTTCGAGGACGACAACGTCGAGCCGATGCTTCCACAGCGCCACACGGACCAGACGGTCGCCGTCGTCGGTTCGGGCCCGGCGGGTCTCGCCGTCGCGCAGCAGCTCACGCGAGCGGGTCACACCGTGGCGGTGTACGAGCGCGACGACGCCGTGGGTGGTCTCCTGCGGTATGGCATTCCGGACTTCAAGATGGAAAAGTCGGTGCTGGAACGCCGGCTGGACCAGATGCGTGCTGAGGGGACTCGGTTCCGCACCAACGTGGAGGTCGGCAAAGACATCTCGTGGGAACAGCTGCGCCGCCGGTACGACGCCGTCGTGGTGACCACCGGGTCCACGGTGCCCCGCGATTTGCCCATCCCGGGCCGAGAGCTTGACGGTGTGCACTTCGCCATGGAGTACCTGACGGAGTCCAATCGCGTCGTCGCAGGTGCGCAGGTTCCAGATCAGATCCATGCCAAGGATAAGCACGTGGTCATCCTCGGCGGCGGCGACACGGGCGCCGACTGCATCGGGACGGCGCACCGGCACCAGGCGGCGTCCGTCACGACGCTGGCGATCGGCAATCAGCCGCCGGAGGACCGGCCGGGGCATCAGCCGTGGCCGATGATGCCGACCCTCTTTGAGGTGCAATCGGCACACGAGGAGGGTGGCGAACGCACCTACCTTGCGTCTACGGTAGAGTTTGTCGGCGAGGGTGGTCGTGTGACTGGAGTCACCGTCGCCGAAACTGAGTTTGTCGATGGTAAACGCCTCCCTAAGGCGGGTACCGAGCGTACGATCAAAGCCGATCTCGTGCTCTTGGCGCTGGGCTTTACTGGGCCCGAGCCAGCCGGCTTGCAGCAGCAAGCGGGCATCGAGTTTGATGACCGGGGCAACGTCGCCCGTGACGGTTACTACATGACCAACACGCCTGGCGTGTTCGCAGCCGGTGATGCTGGCCGCGGGCAGTCGCTGATCGTGTGGGCCATCGCTGAAGGGCGCGCCTGTGCTGCAGCGGTGGACAAGTACCTGATGGGCGAGACCCGACTGCCTGCCCCCGTGGCACCGACGGATCGCGCCATTTCAATGCTCTGA
- the polA gene encoding DNA polymerase I, with amino-acid sequence MAFRAFYALPAENFATDTGQHTNAVYGFVSMLIRMIADHDPTHVAVAFDLDTPTFRSEEYEDYKAGRSKTPEEFHGQIDLIQKVMEAMNIPHLSLDGYEADDIIATLAARGQEAGAEVLVVSGDRDAFQLINETTRVLYPKKGVSDIPPMDAEAVEAKYFVRPERYSDLAALVGETADNLPGVPGVGPKTAAKWLNLYGDLAGILENIDAIKGKVGDSLRAHVEDVKRNRRLNRLLTDLDLPVTFEALVLSHPHRDAVEELFDALQFNTLRKRLFDLFGEEEQPVEEEPMPPLELLETEEALRTWFAERAGQTFGLHLATVPVTGAPDDVVGVGFAAEGATAYVNVEQADQHLEEALATVLADAGSAKAVHDFKRAFKLLKERGLGLAGVVDDTMISAYLIQPDRRSHELGDIAQYHLRLTLEAEGESGQLELGLDEQDAAQPAVRAAYVVRLLSHHLAGQVLERGASRLLAEMELPLAVILARMENTGIAIDTERLDELIGDFSKTIDAATQEAYDAIGHEVNLSSPKQLQGVLFDELELPKTKKIKTGYTTDADSLQELLVKTQHPFLVALMAYRDATKLRQTVEGLRKTVADDGRIHTTYAQTVAATGRLSSLNPNLQNIPIRSEEGRRIRDVFVVGEGYETLLTADYSQIEMRIMAHLSGDEGLIQAYRDGEDLHRFVGSHVFDVAPEDVTSEMRSKVKAMSYGLAYGLSSFGLSKQLKISVDEARGLMKDYFSRFGAVRDYLRGVVTQARQDGFTSTIEGRRRYLPDLTSDNRQLREMAERAALNAPIQGSAADIIKRAMLGVDAGLQEAGLSTRMLLQVHDELVFEVAEGELDQVEALVRERMAHAAELAVPLDVQVGIGRSWHDAEH; translated from the coding sequence ATGGCCTTCCGAGCGTTCTATGCCCTGCCGGCGGAGAATTTCGCGACGGACACCGGCCAGCACACCAACGCGGTGTACGGCTTCGTGTCCATGCTGATCCGCATGATCGCTGACCATGACCCGACACACGTTGCCGTCGCGTTCGATCTCGATACGCCCACGTTCCGCTCGGAAGAGTATGAGGACTACAAGGCCGGCCGGAGTAAAACTCCCGAGGAGTTCCACGGCCAGATTGACCTGATCCAGAAGGTCATGGAGGCCATGAACATTCCGCACCTCAGCCTGGATGGGTATGAGGCGGATGACATCATCGCCACGCTGGCCGCCCGCGGGCAGGAGGCGGGCGCCGAGGTGCTGGTGGTCTCGGGGGATCGGGATGCCTTCCAGCTCATTAATGAAACGACCCGAGTGCTCTACCCCAAGAAGGGCGTTTCCGATATCCCGCCGATGGATGCGGAGGCCGTGGAGGCCAAGTACTTCGTGCGGCCGGAGCGCTACTCGGATCTGGCCGCGCTGGTGGGTGAGACCGCGGACAACCTCCCCGGCGTCCCCGGGGTGGGGCCGAAGACGGCGGCCAAGTGGCTCAACCTCTACGGCGACTTGGCGGGCATTCTCGAGAACATTGATGCCATCAAGGGCAAAGTGGGCGATTCCTTGCGGGCTCACGTCGAGGACGTCAAACGCAATCGGCGCCTTAACCGATTGCTGACGGATCTGGACTTGCCGGTCACGTTCGAGGCGCTGGTGCTGTCCCACCCGCATCGGGACGCTGTTGAGGAGCTCTTCGATGCCTTGCAGTTCAACACGCTGCGTAAGCGCCTCTTCGATCTGTTCGGGGAAGAGGAACAGCCCGTCGAGGAAGAGCCCATGCCCCCGCTGGAACTGCTCGAGACCGAGGAGGCGCTGAGAACGTGGTTCGCCGAGCGGGCCGGGCAGACCTTCGGTCTGCATCTGGCGACAGTGCCCGTGACTGGTGCCCCGGACGACGTCGTCGGCGTCGGGTTCGCCGCCGAAGGCGCCACCGCCTATGTCAACGTCGAACAGGCAGATCAACATCTGGAGGAGGCCCTCGCCACGGTGCTGGCGGATGCCGGTAGCGCCAAGGCGGTGCACGATTTCAAGCGGGCTTTCAAGCTGTTGAAGGAGCGTGGCTTAGGCCTCGCCGGGGTGGTCGATGACACGATGATCTCCGCGTATCTGATCCAGCCGGACCGCCGGAGTCACGAGCTCGGGGACATTGCGCAGTACCACCTGCGACTGACCCTCGAGGCCGAGGGAGAGAGCGGCCAATTGGAACTGGGGCTGGACGAGCAGGATGCGGCTCAGCCTGCTGTGCGTGCAGCATACGTGGTGCGCTTGCTCTCGCACCATCTGGCCGGTCAGGTGCTGGAGCGGGGGGCCTCGCGGCTCTTGGCCGAGATGGAATTACCGCTGGCCGTGATCTTGGCGCGCATGGAGAATACCGGCATCGCGATCGACACGGAACGGCTCGACGAGCTGATCGGCGACTTTTCGAAGACCATCGACGCCGCCACCCAGGAGGCGTATGACGCCATTGGGCACGAGGTGAATCTCAGCTCGCCGAAGCAGTTGCAGGGCGTCCTCTTCGATGAGCTGGAGCTACCGAAGACGAAGAAGATCAAGACGGGCTACACCACAGACGCCGATTCCCTGCAGGAGCTGCTCGTCAAGACGCAGCACCCGTTCCTCGTGGCGCTCATGGCCTATCGTGATGCGACCAAGCTGCGCCAGACGGTCGAGGGTCTGCGAAAGACCGTGGCCGACGACGGCCGGATCCATACCACCTACGCGCAGACGGTCGCCGCCACCGGGCGACTGTCCTCTCTCAACCCCAATCTGCAGAACATCCCGATCCGCAGCGAGGAGGGCCGGCGAATTCGCGATGTGTTTGTGGTGGGCGAGGGCTACGAGACCCTGCTCACGGCCGACTATTCCCAGATCGAGATGCGCATCATGGCCCACCTCTCCGGGGATGAGGGCCTGATTCAGGCCTACCGTGACGGTGAGGACCTGCACCGGTTTGTTGGCTCCCATGTGTTTGACGTCGCGCCCGAGGACGTCACGTCCGAGATGCGGTCCAAGGTGAAGGCCATGTCGTACGGCCTGGCGTACGGGCTTAGCTCCTTTGGCCTGTCCAAGCAGCTGAAGATCTCCGTTGACGAGGCGCGCGGGTTGATGAAGGACTACTTCTCTCGTTTCGGCGCCGTGCGCGATTACCTGCGTGGCGTGGTGACTCAAGCGCGGCAAGACGGCTTCACGTCGACGATCGAGGGCCGCCGTCGTTACCTGCCGGACCTGACGAGCGACAACCGCCAACTGCGCGAGATGGCCGAACGCGCTGCTCTGAATGCGCCCATCCAAGGCTCGGCTGCCGACATCATCAAGCGCGCCATGCTCGGCGTTGATGCTGGCCTTCAGGAAGCCGGGCTCTCCACCCGCATGCTGTTGCAGGTCCACGACGAGCTGGTGTTCGAAGTTGCTGAGGGCGAGCTGGACCAGGTGGAGGCGCTGGTGCGGGAACGGATGGCCCACGCCGCCGAGCTGGCCGTCCCCCTCGATGTTCAGGTCGGCATCGGGCGCAGCTGGCACGATGCCGAACACTAA